In the genome of Candidatus Bathyarchaeota archaeon, one region contains:
- a CDS encoding ABC transporter ATP-binding protein/permease yields the protein MSVAKPVVEYVNAIKTEKSLSASLDTFKRLIKYQKPYTHFLILIAALSVLRSYLFTLEPLYTSQIIDLVVIGGNVGVLPVLILKILIAVVSFGIVNFLITYLHGYSAQLVIRDLRSDYYYSLQDKSFRFYDSVAVGDLVSRATMDLQPVEGFLRSWVGTLGNAVFTVIIVFGTMYSISPIMSIMSIVPMILVFYFTSQLWMKTMPLFRKMMLILGRLGAYIQQNIIGMRVVRIFQREKEMEEGFKQVEEVYVNTAITAGRIQSIYAPSPQAILTLGIVMIYLYGGNMIASPGRLLTIGELTLFSRYMMRLSFPLRDLGQLVGTWINASAGLERIYEIMDLPVDVKDEFNAQDISIKYGEVVFENVTFGYDKNRPVLKKISFKVKPGEKIAILGATGSGKTTLVYLIPRFYDVDSGSIIIDGVNVKKFKLSSLRRQIGLVLQDVFIFTGTIRDNIAFGNPNASMDSIIRAAKLARIHDFIESLPEGYNTIVGERGVTLSGGQRQRITIARALLTDPKILILDDSLSFVDAKTEQEIQEAIEEAMKGRTCFIIAQRLSTIKNADRIMVLDDGEIVEFGTHEELLAKGGIYKKIYETQFLEKAPPEILEREITVHV from the coding sequence ATGAGCGTTGCGAAACCAGTGGTCGAGTATGTCAACGCCATTAAGACCGAGAAGAGCTTATCCGCATCATTAGACACTTTCAAAAGGCTTATCAAATACCAGAAGCCTTACACTCACTTTCTGATTCTCATAGCCGCCCTTTCCGTTCTAAGATCTTACCTTTTCACACTCGAACCACTCTACACTTCACAGATTATTGACTTGGTAGTTATAGGCGGGAATGTAGGTGTACTACCTGTCCTCATACTTAAAATATTGATCGCCGTAGTCTCATTCGGCATCGTAAACTTCTTGATAACATATCTCCATGGCTACTCGGCGCAACTAGTTATCAGAGACCTTAGATCCGACTACTATTATTCGTTGCAGGACAAGTCATTCAGGTTTTATGACTCAGTCGCTGTGGGCGATCTGGTTTCCCGTGCCACGATGGATCTCCAGCCAGTTGAAGGCTTTCTAAGGTCTTGGGTTGGAACCCTAGGTAATGCTGTATTCACCGTAATCATCGTCTTTGGGACTATGTATTCTATAAGTCCAATTATGAGTATAATGTCAATTGTTCCCATGATCCTGGTATTCTACTTTACAAGTCAACTCTGGATGAAGACGATGCCGCTCTTCAGGAAAATGATGCTCATCTTGGGAAGACTCGGTGCGTATATACAGCAGAATATTATTGGAATGAGGGTTGTTCGGATTTTCCAAAGAGAAAAAGAGATGGAGGAAGGGTTTAAGCAGGTTGAGGAGGTCTATGTCAACACTGCCATCACGGCAGGGAGAATCCAATCTATTTATGCCCCATCCCCGCAGGCGATACTAACACTCGGAATAGTCATGATCTACCTTTACGGAGGAAACATGATAGCTTCTCCAGGGCGCCTGTTGACCATAGGCGAGCTTACCCTTTTTTCAAGGTATATGATGAGGTTGAGTTTTCCTCTTCGCGATCTAGGTCAGCTTGTCGGGACCTGGATAAACGCTTCAGCTGGCCTTGAAAGAATCTATGAAATTATGGATCTACCGGTGGATGTTAAAGACGAATTCAACGCGCAAGATATCTCCATCAAGTATGGCGAAGTCGTATTTGAGAATGTAACCTTCGGATATGACAAGAATAGACCTGTACTTAAGAAAATAAGTTTCAAGGTTAAGCCCGGAGAGAAAATAGCCATTCTAGGTGCAACTGGATCTGGAAAAACTACGCTAGTCTACCTAATTCCAAGATTTTATGACGTTGACTCTGGAAGTATAATTATTGACGGGGTCAACGTGAAGAAGTTTAAATTGTCCTCGCTGAGAAGGCAGATAGGCTTAGTTCTACAGGACGTCTTCATATTCACTGGAACCATTAGAGATAACATCGCATTTGGGAACCCAAACGCCTCAATGGACTCTATCATCAGAGCTGCAAAACTGGCCAGGATCCACGACTTTATCGAGTCGCTGCCAGAGGGATACAATACCATAGTTGGAGAGAGAGGGGTAACCCTGTCTGGCGGTCAGAGACAGAGAATAACAATTGCCAGAGCGTTATTAACTGATCCTAAAATCCTCATACTTGACGATTCATTATCATTCGTGGATGCTAAAACCGAGCAGGAGATTCAGGAAGCCATAGAGGAGGCTATGAAGGGAAGGACATGCTTCATAATTGCGCAGAGACTTTCCACGATAAAGAATGCCGACAGGATAATGGTTCTCGATGACGGTGAGATCGTCGAGTTTGGAACTCACGAAGAACTATTGGCGAAGGGAGGTATCTACAAAAAGATTTATGAGACTCAGTTCCTTGAAAAGGCGCCTCCTGAAATCTTAGAGAGGGAGATAACTGTACATGTCTAG
- a CDS encoding aldehyde ferredoxin oxidoreductase — MRGYAGKILEVDLSSNSIKETSFGDDILRQYIGGRGLAAKILWDQLGERWEEIDPLGPENILLALTGPLSGFFLGARICISGKSPQSNGIVGSTLGGEFPIELKCAGFDGIIVKGGSEKPVYLLVTDQELEIVDAAHVWGRGGKETVAILSREVRERIGKRMERRGLAKEPAVIYIGPAGEKMSRLAAVCTKWTHAAGYGGYGAVMGSKNLKAIVAKGSGPLPDVEDIERVRGLIEESSKILMRNVRMRRWGTGSAGYEVGARQSSEPVRNWQDEWHDEKSFGVTEFEDRLWIKRYWGDFGCPLTCLKIAYIKTGQYKGAVTDNPDYELQAYAGPNLGIFRPEDNVYLVSLIDDLGFCGIQAGNALGFAAELYQRGILTKDDLGGIDLRWGKTDAFAALLRDIAFRKGVGDILAEGTYRAAKALGKIKGVDLSSYAIVEKGIAIGAHGIRSGKDYPIEISYACSVQGGDHSSTAYLPLNHPNSEFRMIFSDSAVLCVFNTFGLPEEIVWNFYESVTGWRIEPQEWFGTMARRILHIQRAALLIGGPDLRWDPKIHDDNPPRFYEPLQSGPCSGRKIDRKRFEEMRMEYYEEVGWDENGVPKGEELERLGLIEVSKKLEMMGLYGS, encoded by the coding sequence ATGCGTGGTTATGCTGGAAAAATTCTCGAAGTTGACCTTTCAAGCAACAGCATCAAGGAGACCAGTTTTGGCGATGATATCCTAAGACAATATATTGGCGGGAGAGGATTAGCCGCAAAGATCCTTTGGGATCAGCTCGGAGAGAGATGGGAGGAGATTGACCCACTGGGTCCAGAAAACATCCTCCTCGCACTCACAGGCCCCCTTAGTGGCTTCTTTCTTGGGGCGAGGATATGCATATCCGGAAAGTCTCCGCAGAGCAATGGCATCGTCGGCTCAACGTTAGGCGGTGAATTCCCCATAGAATTGAAATGCGCTGGGTTCGACGGCATAATCGTCAAAGGCGGTTCCGAAAAGCCAGTTTACCTCCTAGTCACAGATCAAGAACTCGAGATAGTGGATGCGGCTCATGTTTGGGGAAGGGGCGGCAAGGAAACTGTAGCGATATTAAGTAGGGAAGTGAGGGAGAGAATCGGAAAAAGAATGGAAAGAAGGGGACTGGCGAAAGAGCCGGCGGTCATCTACATAGGTCCTGCAGGCGAGAAAATGTCTAGGCTGGCCGCCGTATGCACTAAGTGGACGCATGCCGCAGGATATGGAGGATATGGAGCGGTTATGGGTTCAAAAAACCTTAAGGCTATAGTTGCTAAAGGGTCAGGCCCCCTTCCCGATGTAGAGGATATTGAGAGGGTTAGGGGACTCATCGAAGAATCTTCGAAAATCCTGATGAGAAATGTTAGGATGAGGAGATGGGGTACGGGGAGTGCAGGGTATGAGGTTGGGGCGAGGCAGAGCTCGGAGCCGGTGAGAAATTGGCAAGATGAGTGGCATGATGAAAAGAGCTTCGGGGTCACCGAGTTTGAAGATAGGCTTTGGATTAAACGTTACTGGGGCGACTTCGGATGCCCATTAACATGCCTTAAAATCGCTTATATTAAGACAGGACAGTATAAGGGGGCGGTCACTGATAACCCCGATTATGAACTGCAGGCCTATGCCGGACCGAATCTCGGCATATTCAGACCGGAAGACAATGTTTATTTAGTTTCACTTATAGACGACCTAGGCTTCTGCGGGATACAGGCTGGCAATGCACTAGGCTTCGCAGCTGAACTCTATCAAAGAGGAATATTGACTAAGGATGATCTGGGAGGCATCGATCTCAGATGGGGGAAAACAGATGCGTTCGCGGCGCTGCTGAGAGATATCGCTTTTAGGAAAGGTGTTGGAGATATACTCGCTGAGGGCACATATCGAGCAGCAAAGGCATTGGGTAAGATAAAGGGGGTTGATCTTTCCTCCTACGCGATTGTCGAAAAGGGAATAGCCATAGGCGCTCATGGGATAAGGAGCGGAAAAGATTATCCGATTGAAATTTCATATGCATGCTCTGTTCAGGGAGGAGATCACTCTTCAACCGCTTATCTGCCACTGAATCATCCTAACAGCGAATTTAGAATGATATTTTCCGACTCAGCTGTCCTATGCGTGTTCAACACATTTGGTTTGCCAGAGGAGATTGTTTGGAATTTCTATGAATCTGTCACTGGTTGGAGAATCGAGCCCCAGGAGTGGTTTGGGACTATGGCTCGACGCATTCTTCACATCCAGAGGGCAGCGCTATTGATAGGGGGACCCGACCTAAGATGGGATCCAAAGATCCATGACGATAACCCACCGAGATTCTACGAGCCGTTGCAGTCTGGTCCGTGCTCAGGAAGAAAAATTGACCGTAAAAGGTTTGAAGAAATGAGAATGGAGTATTACGAGGAGGTAGGGTGGGATGAGAACGGGGTTCCGAAAGGAGAAGAGCTGGAGCGCTTAGGCCTAATCGAGGTCAGCAAGAAACTCGAGATGATGGGTCTATACGGATCATGA
- a CDS encoding ABC transporter ATP-binding protein/permease, with translation MSSPFGVFSKAEETRKRTVPDRVLILRMYDYAKPYRRNLAVGAITIVLTALTGLLSPYLHKVAIDQIIQPGNLIGFLWWVPLFILVTLANFFFQYIQLFQMRIVGEKVVARMRDEMIHKLQIISLRYFSEGEIGRILSRPVNDANTVRIFLRMGLTSIIQDTASILGALIIIFSLNVKLALLAVAVLPFAVTLAWLLGKVSRAAYRDMLSTLGGLTSRIQENLSGMKVIKSFVQEENALEEFSTVQDKTVKASLRTIRISAAYQPIILYLRIAGTALILWYGSLMVLGGEITVGTLVAFIEYQFSYFMPLVDLVSVYDQYQSAMAAIERMFDLIDTNVEVGEAPPEEAIEISSIEEVTFENVTFGYDPRIPVVKNVSFSLKKPYKLAIVGPTGAGKSTIINLLARFYDPLEGRILINGYDLRKIKISSLRDKMKIVLQDSFLFPMSVKDNIRFGNPEASDEEVVEAAKAVGAHEFIMKLPGGYDYIIQEGSSNISIGQRQLISFARTLLMNPQLLILDEATSSIDPYTELVVQNALKKLLENRLAIIIAHRLSTIRLCNEIIVLDQGRVVERGTHKELMEKGGIYSAFYRMQFKEEKGLEIAARIG, from the coding sequence ATGTCTAGCCCGTTCGGCGTCTTCTCGAAAGCTGAGGAGACAAGAAAAAGGACTGTTCCGGACAGGGTACTGATCCTGCGAATGTATGATTACGCTAAACCTTACAGGAGAAACTTAGCGGTTGGCGCGATAACCATAGTTCTAACAGCACTCACAGGGCTACTTTCACCTTACCTGCACAAGGTTGCGATAGACCAGATTATTCAGCCTGGAAACCTTATTGGTTTCCTCTGGTGGGTCCCCCTATTCATCCTTGTTACCCTAGCTAACTTCTTCTTCCAATATATTCAGCTCTTTCAGATGAGAATAGTAGGCGAAAAGGTTGTCGCTAGGATGAGAGACGAAATGATCCACAAGCTGCAGATAATCTCTCTAAGATACTTCTCAGAGGGCGAGATTGGGAGAATTCTCTCGAGGCCTGTGAATGACGCCAACACTGTCAGAATCTTCCTGAGAATGGGCCTGACAAGCATAATCCAGGATACGGCTTCCATATTAGGCGCTTTGATCATAATATTCTCTTTGAATGTGAAGCTCGCCCTGCTTGCGGTCGCCGTTCTACCGTTTGCCGTGACGTTGGCTTGGCTTCTCGGAAAAGTCTCCAGGGCAGCCTATAGAGACATGCTCTCAACCCTAGGAGGCCTAACATCAAGGATTCAAGAAAACCTATCAGGCATGAAGGTGATTAAATCGTTCGTTCAGGAGGAGAATGCCCTTGAAGAGTTTTCTACCGTCCAAGACAAGACTGTAAAGGCGAGTTTAAGGACCATAAGAATCTCAGCCGCTTACCAGCCGATCATACTCTACCTGAGGATAGCTGGGACAGCCTTGATCCTCTGGTATGGATCGCTAATGGTTTTAGGAGGAGAGATCACCGTAGGAACACTGGTAGCATTCATTGAATACCAGTTCTCATACTTCATGCCTCTAGTCGATTTGGTTTCCGTATACGACCAATACCAGTCCGCGATGGCCGCTATAGAAAGGATGTTCGATCTTATAGACACGAATGTTGAAGTTGGGGAAGCCCCGCCCGAGGAAGCCATAGAAATAAGCAGCATTGAAGAAGTCACATTCGAAAATGTCACATTTGGATATGACCCGAGGATACCAGTCGTCAAGAATGTAAGTTTCAGCCTTAAAAAACCTTATAAGCTGGCGATAGTCGGCCCCACAGGCGCAGGTAAGAGCACAATAATTAACCTCTTAGCGAGATTCTATGATCCGCTCGAAGGCAGAATATTAATCAATGGCTATGACCTAAGGAAGATTAAGATTTCATCTCTCCGCGATAAGATGAAGATAGTTCTTCAGGACTCATTCCTATTTCCAATGAGCGTAAAGGACAATATAAGGTTTGGAAATCCAGAGGCTTCGGATGAAGAGGTCGTTGAAGCAGCGAAAGCTGTCGGAGCGCATGAGTTTATAATGAAACTTCCCGGCGGATACGACTATATCATACAGGAAGGCTCCTCGAATATCTCGATCGGACAGAGACAACTCATAAGCTTTGCAAGGACGCTTCTAATGAACCCTCAGCTGCTGATCCTCGACGAAGCAACATCAAGTATAGACCCCTACACTGAGCTTGTGGTTCAGAACGCCCTAAAGAAGCTTCTTGAGAATAGGCTTGCCATAATAATAGCACATAGACTCTCAACCATAAGGCTCTGCAATGAGATCATTGTTTTAGATCAAGGCAGAGTAGTAGAAAGGGGGACGCATAAGGAACTTATGGAGAAGGGCGGGATATACAGTGCTTTCTACCGGATGCAATTCAAAGAGGAGAAGGGTCTGGAGATCGCGGCTAGAATTGGTTAG
- a CDS encoding NAD(P)/FAD-dependent oxidoreductase: MRSESTDILIIGAGPAGLISACEALKIGGAEIIIVEEHEQIGIPCHCAGLLSISGLQRIGLSETGDYIQNSIRGARFFSPSGLSFQIERDEPIAYVIERSMFDEYLATKARNSGAHIYLGVKVNSIQREGGESLAYYDEGFIRAKVVIDAGGTSSLMLRLSGLETLNIDDLIPGIQMDLGGIDVEPEYVEIHVSKKIAPSFFAWVIPLTRKVARVGLACKGGNPKLYLERFVEKRFGDLRNLEVIKTRSGRVVTCGPIKKTYDDGLLIVGDAAGQVKPTTGGGVILGGICARIAGRVAVEAVNRGDFSGEYLRVYEELWRREVGKELSIGYAARRVLNHLSDEVIDKIFKIIAEDETLQELISAEGDMDFQSKILWKIAARREILSILSSAIRSIIHF, from the coding sequence ATGCGGTCCGAGTCAACAGACATCCTAATTATCGGGGCTGGCCCTGCTGGTTTAATCTCCGCATGTGAAGCGCTAAAAATAGGCGGGGCTGAGATAATAATTGTAGAGGAGCATGAGCAGATTGGTATCCCATGCCACTGCGCGGGTTTACTCAGCATATCAGGCCTTCAGAGGATAGGGCTATCTGAGACTGGAGATTATATCCAAAATTCAATTAGAGGCGCGCGTTTCTTTTCGCCCTCTGGGCTATCATTTCAGATAGAAAGAGATGAACCTATCGCATATGTTATTGAACGGAGTATGTTTGACGAATATCTTGCGACGAAGGCCCGTAACTCTGGTGCACACATCTACTTAGGTGTGAAAGTGAACTCCATCCAGAGGGAGGGTGGTGAATCTCTCGCGTACTACGATGAGGGGTTCATAAGGGCTAAGGTGGTAATAGATGCAGGTGGAACATCATCACTTATGCTTAGATTGTCAGGGCTTGAGACACTTAACATAGATGATCTTATACCGGGAATTCAAATGGATTTAGGCGGAATTGACGTTGAGCCGGAATACGTTGAGATACATGTCAGTAAGAAGATTGCCCCCTCATTTTTTGCATGGGTTATCCCTTTAACAAGAAAGGTCGCTAGAGTCGGCTTAGCATGCAAAGGAGGAAACCCTAAACTGTATCTAGAAAGGTTTGTCGAGAAACGTTTCGGAGATCTAAGGAACCTTGAAGTTATCAAGACCCGCTCAGGCCGTGTTGTGACATGCGGGCCAATCAAAAAAACTTATGATGACGGTCTACTAATCGTTGGGGATGCAGCTGGGCAGGTTAAGCCTACAACGGGAGGCGGAGTAATCCTCGGTGGAATCTGCGCTAGGATTGCTGGCAGAGTTGCGGTTGAAGCGGTTAATCGGGGAGATTTCAGCGGCGAATATTTGAGGGTTTATGAAGAACTTTGGAGAAGAGAGGTTGGAAAAGAGCTTAGTATAGGATATGCTGCCAGACGAGTGCTGAATCATCTCTCAGACGAGGTAATTGACAAAATATTCAAGATAATTGCCGAAGACGAAACGCTTCAAGAGTTGATCTCAGCCGAAGGCGATATGGATTTCCAAAGCAAAATTCTTTGGAAGATTGCGGCAAGGAGAGAGATACTCTCAATTCTCTCTTCAGCAATTAGATCCATTATTCACTTCTAA
- a CDS encoding mandelate racemase/muconate lactonizing enzyme family protein, with protein MEIKSVRSILLSCPIPENLRWKHPLGGTVSKRTCAIISVETDEGVEGIGEASGPPSVISAVVDKVFKPIIVGEDPCRVESLWEKMYRFSQYCGRRGVVIGAISGIEIALLDILGKSKRTPAYQFLGGLVRDKVRVYASAGMWKSPGEVAKEAAEYVNQGFTAIKIRAGLSPEEDVELVRAVRDAVGYGVDLMVDEGKSYSEPWTLKKVIRLAKEMERYEVYFLEEPLPPDDLDGYRKLCSSVDLPIATGENEFTRYGFKELLVNNAADIIQPDVTHAGGLLECKKIAAMASVWNVPVIPHCFSSSVSLAATIHFSASTSNCPIVEYDCTFNPLMSNLTSRPITVEDGYIKVPDKPGLGIELEDAFIKTYEYKGQDLWMI; from the coding sequence ATGGAGATTAAGAGTGTAAGGAGCATCCTCCTCTCATGCCCTATCCCTGAAAACCTCAGATGGAAGCATCCGCTTGGTGGAACAGTCTCGAAAAGAACATGTGCCATTATATCTGTGGAGACAGATGAGGGTGTGGAGGGAATCGGAGAGGCCTCAGGCCCACCAAGCGTCATATCCGCCGTTGTCGATAAAGTGTTTAAGCCAATAATTGTAGGCGAAGATCCATGTCGAGTAGAGAGTTTATGGGAGAAAATGTATAGATTCTCTCAGTATTGCGGTAGGAGAGGTGTGGTTATCGGTGCTATAAGCGGGATCGAGATAGCGCTTTTAGACATTCTCGGCAAGTCAAAGCGTACCCCCGCTTATCAATTTTTAGGAGGTCTGGTTCGAGATAAAGTGAGGGTTTATGCAAGCGCCGGGATGTGGAAAAGTCCAGGAGAAGTTGCGAAAGAAGCTGCTGAGTATGTGAATCAGGGTTTTACAGCCATTAAGATTAGGGCTGGATTATCTCCTGAAGAAGATGTGGAATTAGTTAGGGCTGTAAGGGATGCTGTTGGATATGGGGTTGACTTGATGGTTGATGAGGGAAAGAGCTATAGCGAGCCATGGACCCTCAAGAAGGTGATAAGGCTAGCAAAAGAGATGGAAAGGTATGAAGTCTACTTCTTAGAGGAGCCCCTGCCCCCGGACGATCTGGATGGATATAGGAAATTATGCTCATCTGTTGATTTGCCAATAGCGACTGGAGAGAACGAGTTCACTAGATATGGATTTAAAGAGTTATTGGTTAATAACGCTGCGGATATCATTCAGCCAGATGTCACACATGCTGGTGGGCTTCTGGAATGCAAGAAGATCGCGGCTATGGCTTCGGTCTGGAATGTGCCGGTTATACCGCATTGCTTCAGCAGCTCAGTGTCATTAGCTGCAACCATCCATTTCTCGGCATCCACATCCAATTGCCCGATTGTTGAGTATGATTGCACATTTAACCCGCTGATGAGTAACCTTACATCGAGACCAATAACTGTTGAGGATGGATACATCAAGGTTCCTGATAAGCCGGGTCTAGGGATAGAGCTGGAAGACGCTTTCATAAAAACCTATGAGTATAAGGGTCAGGATTTATGGATGATTTAG
- a CDS encoding lipoate--protein ligase family protein, translating into MADSWRLLDTGLNDAFTNMALDEAIAIARSMNRVPNTVRFFRWEPPAVSIGYFQSMEEEVNIAACDERGINYVRRRTGGGAVYHDRDGELTYSIIVNEDHRLISGDFIKTYETLCSGLTAGLRLLGIPAEFKPINDIVVQGKKISGNAQTRSMNVVHQHGTILRDVDPKLMFTVLRVPSEKIRDKMIKAVEERVTSVNGFLGRDVSFEELKRALINGFESSLGIRLIEGEVSDFEWQLACKLRSDKYATREWNFKR; encoded by the coding sequence ATGGCTGATAGTTGGCGTCTGCTCGATACAGGTTTGAATGATGCATTCACAAATATGGCTCTGGATGAGGCTATAGCGATTGCTAGGTCAATGAACAGGGTTCCGAATACCGTTAGGTTCTTCAGATGGGAGCCCCCAGCCGTCTCGATAGGCTACTTCCAAAGTATGGAGGAAGAAGTGAACATAGCGGCATGCGATGAAAGAGGGATCAACTATGTTAGGCGGAGGACGGGTGGAGGAGCCGTATATCATGATCGGGACGGCGAATTAACCTATAGCATAATAGTGAATGAGGATCATAGATTGATCTCCGGGGACTTCATAAAAACCTATGAGACCCTCTGTTCGGGGCTGACAGCTGGCTTAAGGCTTCTCGGGATCCCTGCAGAGTTCAAACCGATAAACGACATTGTTGTTCAGGGAAAAAAGATCTCTGGAAACGCTCAGACCAGAAGCATGAATGTTGTCCACCAGCATGGAACAATCCTAAGGGACGTCGACCCAAAACTTATGTTTACGGTTCTAAGAGTTCCAAGCGAAAAGATTCGGGACAAAATGATTAAGGCTGTCGAGGAAAGGGTCACATCCGTAAATGGATTTTTAGGAAGAGACGTGAGCTTCGAAGAGCTTAAGCGTGCTCTCATAAATGGGTTTGAGTCTTCTTTAGGGATCAGGTTAATCGAAGGTGAAGTATCAGATTTCGAGTGGCAACTAGCCTGTAAACTTCGATCGGATAAATATGCGACTAGGGAATGGAACTTTAAAAGATGA
- a CDS encoding transaldolase, which yields MDDLGEYIGKGEEDLKIFIDTAEIEEIRKAVAWGVIDGATTNPTLIKKAVENRKGKIAVEEYIKEILRTVPGPVSLEVTATRAEEMINQARILYEKFSPYGHVVIKIPINPGLQDEDLDFDGLIAIRELSKMSIPTNCTLIMTPEQAILAAKAGATYASPFAGRIDDYIRKKMGLDFKKEDYFDHETVKAFRMKKVGERLKIFGSPAEALGDKEVRRLIDETQDNGVLGSVDLVAKIVKIYRNYGYKTQVIAASMRNARQVREMAEIGVDVVTLPFYVIRDMVRHYKTFEGMRAFMADVVPQYLEIFKDDT from the coding sequence ATGGATGATTTAGGTGAATACATTGGGAAGGGAGAAGAAGATTTGAAAATCTTCATAGACACGGCTGAGATAGAGGAAATCAGGAAGGCTGTGGCTTGGGGGGTGATTGATGGGGCGACAACCAACCCCACACTCATCAAGAAAGCTGTTGAGAATAGGAAAGGAAAAATCGCGGTGGAAGAATATATCAAGGAAATCTTGAGAACTGTTCCAGGTCCAGTAAGTCTCGAGGTGACGGCGACAAGGGCTGAGGAAATGATCAACCAGGCAAGAATATTATATGAGAAATTCAGTCCATACGGACATGTAGTCATAAAGATACCCATTAATCCAGGTCTTCAAGATGAGGATCTTGATTTCGACGGGTTAATTGCTATAAGAGAGCTCAGCAAAATGAGTATACCTACAAATTGCACTTTGATCATGACTCCTGAACAGGCGATACTTGCAGCAAAGGCAGGCGCAACCTACGCAAGCCCATTTGCGGGGAGAATCGACGACTATATCCGCAAAAAAATGGGTCTGGATTTCAAGAAAGAAGATTATTTCGACCATGAGACAGTAAAAGCTTTTAGGATGAAAAAGGTGGGCGAGCGTCTCAAAATTTTTGGGTCCCCAGCAGAGGCCCTAGGAGACAAAGAGGTTAGAAGACTTATTGATGAGACCCAGGATAACGGTGTTCTAGGCAGCGTTGATCTAGTAGCAAAGATCGTCAAGATATATAGAAATTATGGCTACAAGACGCAAGTGATAGCGGCGAGCATGAGAAATGCGAGGCAAGTGAGAGAGATGGCTGAAATAGGAGTCGACGTTGTAACACTTCCATTCTATGTGATAAGAGATATGGTTAGGCATTACAAGACGTTTGAGGGAATGAGAGCCTTCATGGCTGATGTTGTCCCCCAGTACTTAGAAATTTTTAAGGACGATACTTGA
- a CDS encoding dipeptide epimerase, with the protein MGIQRIEVYNVSLDYREPFRIAPGTAYMSKNIIVKIVTDYRVVGWGEASPSRRLTGETPETVIQTLDLLAPKMIGACPLRIEWTLDMMDSTVARNPAAKAAVDMALHDIFGKTVGKPLFMLLGGYRTEVLTDITLGIRQPQEMAKDAIKAVRSGFNVLKVKVGVNPTEDVERIRLIREAVGEDLQLRIDANGGWTPKQAVEVLNRIERFNIQFAEQPVPPEDLEGMVEVRRKSPIPIMADESVCSAEDALRVIELEAADMINIKLMKCGGIAKARKIAAITEAADIPCMIGCTGESEVGIAAATHLAAALKNIRFADLDSDLLLRDKLVKRGGTKITRSRRIPSRYHGPGIMGVDIGMLGEPVRVYM; encoded by the coding sequence TTGGGGATTCAACGCATCGAGGTTTACAATGTTTCCCTAGATTACCGTGAACCTTTCAGAATTGCACCTGGAACCGCATACATGAGCAAAAACATAATCGTAAAGATTGTTACTGACTATCGCGTTGTTGGCTGGGGTGAGGCTTCGCCTTCAAGGAGACTTACCGGCGAGACCCCGGAGACCGTAATCCAGACCCTGGATCTCTTAGCTCCGAAGATGATAGGCGCATGCCCACTGAGGATTGAATGGACTCTAGATATGATGGATTCGACGGTTGCCAGGAACCCTGCGGCGAAGGCGGCGGTCGATATGGCATTGCATGATATTTTCGGTAAGACTGTTGGGAAGCCGCTTTTCATGCTCTTGGGAGGTTACAGAACCGAAGTCTTAACGGATATTACTCTGGGGATAAGGCAGCCTCAAGAGATGGCTAAGGACGCCATCAAAGCCGTTAGAAGCGGGTTCAATGTCTTAAAGGTTAAAGTTGGAGTTAACCCTACCGAGGATGTTGAGCGAATTAGACTTATCAGGGAGGCGGTGGGCGAAGATTTGCAGCTTAGAATTGATGCAAATGGGGGCTGGACTCCAAAACAGGCAGTAGAGGTTCTAAACAGAATTGAGAGGTTCAACATCCAGTTCGCAGAGCAGCCAGTTCCGCCTGAGGATCTAGAAGGCATGGTTGAAGTTAGGCGCAAATCCCCTATTCCAATAATGGCCGACGAGAGTGTATGCTCAGCTGAAGATGCATTACGGGTAATAGAACTCGAGGCGGCAGACATGATAAACATAAAACTGATGAAGTGCGGAGGTATAGCTAAAGCTAGGAAGATAGCGGCGATAACAGAGGCTGCTGACATACCATGCATGATTGGATGCACAGGAGAATCTGAGGTTGGGATAGCGGCTGCGACCCACCTGGCAGCCGCATTAAAGAACATTAGGTTTGCAGACCTTGATTCTGATTTACTATTGAGGGATAAGCTCGTTAAAAGAGGCGGAACGAAAATCACGCGTTCCAGACGGATACCATCAAGATATCATGGACCGGGAATAATGGGTGTTGATATAGGAATGCTCGGTGAACCAGTGAGGGTTTATATGTAA